The Candidatus Hamiltonella defensa 5AT (Acyrthosiphon pisum) DNA window TGCGAGCCGCGGTTTGTGTGAGATCTTCTCCTAAAATCAAGACAGCGTCATAACTTTCTATTTCACGCAGAGAGGGAGTGTATATGCCCCCTTCTTTCAGAATTTTCAGCATCCATTCTACCTGTCTTTGCTCTGATTCAGCCATGCCGGTATAAAAATTTTCAGCACCTACCAATTGCCTTAAGGCAAAGTTGCTCTCCAAGCTGGCGCGAGCGGAACCAATACCGATGACTTTTTTAGAGGCTTTGATGATCCCCTGTGCCACTTGAATAGCCTGTTGCGCATTTAAAGTGATCCAGTCTTCTCCACGACGCTGTAAGGGTTGACGCAAACGATCTTTTCGATTGACGTAGCCATAGCCAAATCGCCCTCGATCACAAAGAAAATAATGATTTACACTGCCGTTATAGCGATTTTCAATACGACGTAACTCACCATAACGTTCGCCTGGGCTGGTATTGCAACCCACACTACATTGGTGACAGATGCTGGGCGCAAATTGCATATCCCATTTTCGGTTATAGCGTTCAGAGTGGGTTTGATCGGTAAATACCCCAGTAGGACAGACTTCTACGAGGTTACCCGAAAATTCGCTCTCTAAGGTGCCACTTTCTGGACGACCAAAATACAGGTTATCGTGCGCGCCATAAACACCGAAGTCTGTGCCATCCGCATAATCTTTGTAGTAACGCACACAGCGGTAGCAAGAGATGCAACGATTCATTTCATGCGCAATAAAGGGGCCGAGCTGCTGATTCTGGTGGGTACGTTTGTTGAAGCGATATCTTCGTGAGTTATGGCCGGTCATCACTGTCATATCCTGTAAATGACAGTGCCCCCCTTCTTCACATACGGGGCAATCATGAGGATGGTTGAGCATCAACCATTCGACCACACTGGCTCGAAATTGTTTCGCTTCTTCGTCTGCTATGGAGATGAATGTGCCCTCAATGGCGGGCGTCATGCACGACATCACCAGGCGTCCTCGAGTATCTTCGGCATTTTGATACTGTTTGACCGCGCATTGTCGGCAAGCCCCAACACTTCCCAAGGCCGGATGCCAGCAAAAATAAGGAATATCAAGACCTAAAGAAAGACAAGCCTGTAATAGGTTATCGCTTCCGTTGACTTCATATTCTTTACCATCAACATGTATTGTTGCCATATACGCCTGCTGTAGTGATCAATAAAATTTTGAGCTTGTGGCGAGACTCTTCAGAAACGGGCCTAAAATGCCTGTTGGCTTGTGAAGGTTCACTGAGGGTGAACATGTATCCCCCTAAATTTGTGTAGATCATAGTAGGTGTAAAACGAAGTTTCTTTTATGTCATTCGCATTTAAAAAAAATGCGCTTTTTATTTCAAATTCGTTTAATTTTTGCCTCTTCATTATAACCTCTTCTGAAATTTAAAAAAATCAGTGAGGATATTTTCTTGCAAAATAATAAAGAGCAGGTCTACAAAAAACGGCTACCGAAAAAACTATTGTTTTTTATCGATTTTGAAGAGAGTTAATGCAAAATCTTTGCAATAAAATCCCTCGCTCGTTCTGTTTTTGCTTGATGAAAAAAATCCTCTTTTAAGGTGTCTTCTAAAATTTTTCCTTCATCCATAAAAATCATTCTGTCTGCCACTTTACGAGCAAAACCCATTTCGTGAGTCACTACGATCATGGTCATGCCTTCATTGGCGAGTTGCACCATCACATCCAAGACTTCACTGATGTTCTCTGGATCTAAAGAAGAAGTCGGTTCGTCAAATAACATCGCCAGAGGATCCATACAAAGCGCCCGAGTAATGGCTACTCTCTGTTTTTGCCCCCCTGAAAGCTGGGGCGGAAACTTATCTGCTTGTGCCAAGAGCCCCACTTTTCCTAACATGAATAAGGCTTTTTCAATGGCAGAAGATTTATCCCGTTTTAATACTTTGATTTGAGCCAGTGTTAAATTTTCTGTAATTGATAAATGAGGGAACAGCTCAAAATGCTGAAAAACCATGCCTATTTGTATTCGTAGTAACGCCAGATGTGTTTTTTTGTCTTGAACTGAAATACCATTGACTTGAATATCCCCTTTTTGGATGGCTTCCAATCCATTGATGGTTTTAATTAAAGTGGATTTTCCTGATCCAGAAGGACCACAAATAACAACCACTTCTCCTTTTTTCACTTCTATAGAGCACTCTTTCAGCACAGGAAAACTACCATACCATTTAGAAACATTGCGTAAAGAAATCATTTTTTATCTTTTTTATTCCTTCAATATGACAAAATGTACAGTAAAAATGAGGTGCCTCACCAGGTTTATTGAGGCGCATTTAATAATAGGGTCAGTTGTTGAATTTCATCTCGTAGTTGCCCAGCTTTTTCAAACTCCATATTCTGCGCATGATCGTGCATTTTTTGTTCTAATTCATCAATCTTTTTCTTAATTGCTTTTGGGGAGAGGGCAGTATAGTTAGTGCTGTTTTCTTCAAGTGTTGTGGTACGTTTTCTCGCTTTCCCTTTGGTATAAGATTGGCCCAGCTCTAAAATATCCCGAATCTTTTTCTCTAATTTTTTTGGAACAATACCCTTTTCTTTATTGTAAGACTCTTGTTTTTTACGCCGACGTTCAGTTTCATCTATGGCTTTTTTCATTGAAACCGTGATTTTGTCACCATATAAAATGGCTTTGCCATTTAAATTCCGTGCAGCGCGGCCAATAGTTTGAATTAAAGAGCGCTCAGATCGCAAAAAACCTTCTTTATCTGCATCTAATATGGCCACCAAAGACACCTCAGGCATATCCAAACCTTCTCGCAACAGGTTAATGCCCACCAAAACATCAAATTCTCCTAGTCGTAAATCACGAATGATCTCAACACGCTCTACAGTATCGATATCTGAGTGTAAATAACGGACACGTTCCCCCTGTTCTGCTAAATATTCTGTTAAATCTTCTGCCATGCGTTTTGTTAATGTGGTCACCAGCACGCGCTCATCAATCACCACCCGCTGTCGAATTTCAGATAAAAGATCATCTACCTGGGTAGCCACGGGCCTGACTTCAATAACAGGATCCAGTAAGCCTGTTGGACGAACCACCTGTTCTATCAGCTCTCCCGCTGATTTTCCGAGTTCATAGGGGCCCGGAGTTGCCGAAATATAGATGGTTTGAGGTGCAAGCGATTCAAATTCCTCAAAACGCATGGGCCGATTATCTAAAGCAGAAGGCAAACGAAAGCCATATTCTACTAAGGTTTGTTTACGAGAACGGTCGCCTTTATACATACCACCGATTTGCGGAATGGTCACATGTGATTCATCAATTACCAATAGACCTTCTGAAGGAAGATAATCAAATAGGGTTGGAGGTGGTTCTCCGGCAGCACGACCCGAGAGATAACGTGAGTAATTTTCAATCCCAGAGCAGTAACCCAGCTCGTTCATCATTTCCAGATCAAATTGAGTACGCTGGGTTAGGCGCTGTTCTTCAACCAACTTGTTGTTCGCCAACAACTGTTCACGTCTTTGCGCCAGCTCAATTTTGATCTCTTCCATAGATTGTAAAATACGCGCCCTGGGCGTGACATAATGGGTTTTTGGGTAAACGGTGAAACGGGGAACCGTCTTCTGTATGTGCCCCGTTAAAGGAGCAAACAATGATAGGCGTTCTACTTCATCATCAAATAATTCGATCCTCACCGCAAAATCGCTTGATTCTGCTGGAAAAATATCAATATTCTCGCCTCTGACGCGAAAAGTCCCTCTCTGAAAAACCTGATCATTACGACTGTATTGTAATTCTGACAAACGCGCCAGGATGGCTCTTTGATCTATGATCATACCTTTTGTTAAATGAAGCATCATTTTC harbors:
- the uvrB gene encoding excinuclease ABC subunit UvrB, with translation MRKAFKLHSNFKPSGDQPEAIHQLKEGLKNGLMHQTLLGVTGSGKTFTVANVIADLNRPTMILAPNKTLAAQLYGEMKDFFPENAVEYFVSYYDYYQPEAYVPSSDTFIEKDAAVNEHIEQMRLSATKALLERQDVIVVASVSAIYGLGDPDLYLKMMLHLTKGMIIDQRAILARLSELQYSRNDQVFQRGTFRVRGENIDIFPAESSDFAVRIELFDDEVERLSLFAPLTGHIQKTVPRFTVYPKTHYVTPRARILQSMEEIKIELAQRREQLLANNKLVEEQRLTQRTQFDLEMMNELGYCSGIENYSRYLSGRAAGEPPPTLFDYLPSEGLLVIDESHVTIPQIGGMYKGDRSRKQTLVEYGFRLPSALDNRPMRFEEFESLAPQTIYISATPGPYELGKSAGELIEQVVRPTGLLDPVIEVRPVATQVDDLLSEIRQRVVIDERVLVTTLTKRMAEDLTEYLAEQGERVRYLHSDIDTVERVEIIRDLRLGEFDVLVGINLLREGLDMPEVSLVAILDADKEGFLRSERSLIQTIGRAARNLNGKAILYGDKITVSMKKAIDETERRRKKQESYNKEKGIVPKKLEKKIRDILELGQSYTKGKARKRTTTLEENSTNYTALSPKAIKKKIDELEQKMHDHAQNMEFEKAGQLRDEIQQLTLLLNAPQ
- a CDS encoding amino acid ABC transporter ATP-binding protein, with amino-acid sequence MISLRNVSKWYGSFPVLKECSIEVKKGEVVVICGPSGSGKSTLIKTINGLEAIQKGDIQVNGISVQDKKTHLALLRIQIGMVFQHFELFPHLSITENLTLAQIKVLKRDKSSAIEKALFMLGKVGLLAQADKFPPQLSGGQKQRVAITRALCMDPLAMLFDEPTSSLDPENISEVLDVMVQLANEGMTMIVVTHEMGFARKVADRMIFMDEGKILEDTLKEDFFHQAKTERARDFIAKILH